The DNA sequence CTCGGTTTCTAACTATGATACAGAATAATGACCTAACAATTCCAACAAAAATACAGCAACTAGGTTAGATTAAAACGTATACTCTCGAGCAAAGTGTCAGAAGTACAACAAGCAAcggaaaataaacaaaatcactGAAATGACACTCTAGAGATAGCTCGAGAATGGATCTCGATGGTTACTAAATTGTGGTGATGAATGAAGATGGATGAGGAGGAGCTGGAACTTCAACAACACCTTCAAGCATCTGTAGGACTTTCTTCATGGATGGCCTAAAAGATGGCTCCTCTTGAATGCACCAAATGGCAACGGTAACCAATTTCTCCACCATTTTCATATCCTTCTTAGCTTCCTCATCTTTTCTTACTAACCTTTCAACTTTCCTTGATATCAAGCAATCATAGGCCCAATCAGCCAACACCATTTCATCCTCAGCCTCCGCTTTCATTTCAAAGCTTCTTCTACAACAAACGATCTCCAACAGCACAATTCCAAAGCTATAAACATCTACCTTCACGGTAATCGGGAGGTTCCTGAACCATTCTGGAGCCACATACCCTTTCGTTCCTCTAATGGCGGTCACGGTTCGAGTCTGGTCTTTCTTCAAGAGTTTGGCTAAACCAAAGTCTGCAATTCTTGCAGAAAAAGTGTCATCAATAAGGATGTTTTGAGGCTTAATATCACAGTGAATAATCTGAGTTTTGCACTCTTCATGTAAATAATTAAGCCCTCTAGCAGTTCCTATAGCCAGATGAATTCTCTTGTTCCAGTTTGAAGGCGGTCCGTAAAGAAAATCTGCTAGAGACCCATTAGCCATGAACTCATAAACTAGCAGTCTGTGTAGCTGTTCATTACAGAAACCGAGCAATCGAACCAAATTCTTGTGGTTCGTTCGAGCTATAGCACTGACCTCAGCTTTGAATTCTTGGTCTGCTTCTTTCACTGTATTATCCAATAGCTTAACAGCTACCAAGCCGTTGTCCATGGAGTCAACAATCCCTTTATAAACAGTAGCAAAAGCACCACTTCCCAGCTTCTCCTTGAACCCATTTGTGGCCTTGTTTAGCTCTTCATAGCTAAAACTTCTCAGGTTCATTCCAAGAACTGGTAGCTTTCCGGAAATAACCAAGGATCGATATCCGTTCTTACTCTTTCGACAAACAATCAGAAAACTAACCAGCAAGAACATGAAAATCAGACAACCTGAGCCACCAATAAGAGCTAATCCAATAACCACAAATGTTTTGTCCTTGTATTTCATGACAAGATCAGTAGCTATCAAACTAGAGTTATCCTTCCTATATTTGATCAAAGATTTACCGTTGTAATCACGGTTAACTCTTCCAAATGAAAGAGGAAACTTCTTCATCCAACAATTCCCTGATTCAGAAACCACAGCAGCACAAAAACAATCATTCAAACAAGCTGTTCTACACCAATCCTCATCTTCCCCTGAGTATCCCATATAATCAATTTTAGGCCAATCTGTGTTATCAATGACAGAG is a window from the Cucurbita pepo subsp. pepo cultivar mu-cu-16 chromosome LG07, ASM280686v2, whole genome shotgun sequence genome containing:
- the LOC111798696 gene encoding G-type lectin S-receptor-like serine/threonine-protein kinase LECRK3, coding for MDSSSHIASHSMASSSSSSSSSSSSFPVLLLLLLLLPSLSISQRHKNITLGSSLTANPRTRTNNGDYWSSPSGDFAFGFLQFGSDGFLLAIWFNKIPERTVVWSANRNELVPGGSTVQLTSPGQLLLKNSRTGNQVWSANAPSDNRTLVSYAAMLDTGNFVLASSDSQILWQSFDEPTDTILPSQIMNQKSLIASQSATNFSEGRFQFSMQPDGNLVLYTRIAPLGALGTAYWASDTVNSGFQLVFNLSGSVYISAKNGTIISNLISSSSYSNEGFYHRAILDYDGVFRQYVYPKSENATPEGKSWISLSDFIPSNICDRIVGGLGSGVCGYNSYCETDENHRPSCKCPQGYRRVDPKDEMKGCSPNFVPQTCEDSDLEANKFDFSVIDNTDWPKIDYMGYSGEDEDWCRTACLNDCFCAAVVSESGNCWMKKFPLSFGRVNRDYNGKSLIKYRKDNSSLIATDLVMKYKDKTFVVIGLALIGGSGCLIFMFLLVSFLIVCRKSKNGYRSLVISGKLPVLGMNLRSFSYEELNKATNGFKEKLGSGAFATVYKGIVDSMDNGLVAVKLLDNTVKEADQEFKAEVSAIARTNHKNLVRLLGFCNEQLHRLLVYEFMANGSLADFLYGPPSNWNKRIHLAIGTARGLNYLHEECKTQIIHCDIKPQNILIDDTFSARIADFGLAKLLKKDQTRTVTAIRGTKGYVAPEWFRNLPITVKVDVYSFGIVLLEIVCCRRSFEMKAEAEDEMVLADWAYDCLISRKVERLVRKDEEAKKDMKMVEKLVTVAIWCIQEEPSFRPSMKKVLQMLEGVVEVPAPPHPSSFITTI